Proteins from one Brevibacillus humidisoli genomic window:
- a CDS encoding DUF2203 domain-containing protein translates to MEKRYFTVEEANNLLPLLEQELLRLQKMKEEYHTLYQELLLFKKLHDHLKETKYYQDTVFTLECRLEFQEMEAQMLIKSLSQQGIQIKDIDIGLVDFPAILEGEEVLLCWKLGEERVTHYHGIHEGFAGRKQIDTE, encoded by the coding sequence ATGGAAAAGCGATATTTTACTGTGGAGGAAGCAAATAACCTTCTGCCTCTCCTGGAACAAGAATTGCTGCGCCTGCAAAAAATGAAAGAAGAATACCACACTCTCTATCAGGAACTCCTCTTGTTTAAGAAGCTGCACGACCATCTGAAAGAGACGAAGTACTATCAGGACACTGTGTTTACCCTGGAGTGCAGATTGGAGTTTCAAGAGATGGAAGCGCAGATGCTGATCAAGTCACTCTCTCAACAGGGCATTCAGATAAAAGATATCGACATCGGCCTAGTCGACTTTCCGGCCATTCTCGAAGGGGAAGAAGTGCTGCTCTGCTGGAAGCTGGGCGAGGAACGCGTCACCCACTATCATGGCATCCACGAAGGATTTGCCGGAAGGAAGCAGATTGACACGGAGTAG
- a CDS encoding PRK06851 family protein, with protein sequence MPGTIKHFFAGGHTARGFHGFYDSILQGLDRVFILKGGPGNGKSTLMKRIGEEWAERGYEIEYVHSASEVGSLDGVIVRQLKVGIVDGSEPHVVEPKAVGALETYVNLGEALDTAALVPHREEILSLREQVMAAYQKAYHSFAAALAVHDEWEAVYIQQMDYQKADSVAEELLKRLFSGERLNKKPTVQHMYLGAATSRGPVDYIPNLTEQITKRYLIKGRPGTGKSTMLKKLAREAEERGHDVLVFHCGFDPHSLDMIILPELQVALFDSTAPHEYFPQREGDEIIDMYERAVAPGTDEAFASELAEIKRRYTAKMNEATSCLAEAKAFHDTLERIYVPTVDFSIVDQYKKQIEAEMERLSQVAASG encoded by the coding sequence ATGCCAGGAACGATCAAGCACTTCTTTGCCGGCGGGCATACGGCAAGAGGATTTCACGGTTTTTATGACTCTATCCTGCAAGGACTGGATCGGGTGTTTATCCTGAAAGGGGGACCGGGCAACGGCAAATCAACTCTGATGAAGCGGATCGGGGAAGAATGGGCCGAACGTGGGTACGAGATCGAATACGTGCACAGCGCTTCCGAGGTCGGTTCTCTGGACGGGGTGATCGTCAGGCAGTTGAAGGTAGGTATCGTCGACGGGTCGGAACCCCACGTCGTGGAGCCGAAGGCAGTCGGGGCGCTTGAAACCTACGTCAATCTGGGAGAAGCATTGGACACTGCCGCATTGGTGCCGCATCGGGAGGAGATCCTGAGTCTGCGTGAACAGGTGATGGCTGCCTATCAAAAGGCATACCATTCATTTGCCGCAGCTCTCGCCGTTCACGATGAGTGGGAGGCGGTTTATATCCAACAGATGGATTACCAAAAAGCAGACAGCGTGGCGGAGGAACTGCTCAAGCGTCTTTTCTCGGGTGAGAGGTTGAACAAGAAGCCCACGGTCCAACACATGTACCTGGGGGCAGCTACCTCGCGCGGTCCCGTTGACTATATCCCCAATCTGACTGAACAGATCACCAAACGTTATCTGATCAAGGGGCGCCCCGGCACCGGCAAATCGACGATGCTGAAAAAGCTTGCCAGGGAGGCGGAGGAGAGGGGGCATGATGTCCTGGTGTTTCACTGTGGGTTTGATCCCCATAGTCTGGACATGATTATTCTGCCGGAATTGCAGGTGGCTCTCTTTGACAGTACAGCACCGCACGAATACTTTCCTCAGAGAGAGGGAGACGAGATCATCGATATGTACGAACGGGCGGTGGCGCCAGGAACAGACGAGGCGTTCGCGTCCGAACTAGCGGAGATCAAGAGGCGCTATACCGCCAAGATGAACGAAGCCACCTCTTGTCTTGCGGAGGCAAAGGCATTTCATGATACGTTGGAGCGGATCTATGTGCCAACCGTTGATTTTTCCATCGTAGATCAATACAAAAAACAGATTGAGGCAGAGATGGAAAGACTCTCACAGGTAGCTGCCTCCGGATAG
- a CDS encoding CDGSH iron-sulfur domain-containing protein: protein MAMYDKGKPYVMHEEPGLQTYCSCGLTEEAPYCDGSHNGKHTGKRPYLVKVEAERIVSICGCGRSAKLPYCDGTHKSR, encoded by the coding sequence ATGGCGATGTACGACAAAGGCAAGCCTTATGTGATGCATGAGGAACCGGGCTTACAGACGTATTGTTCATGCGGATTGACGGAAGAAGCCCCGTATTGCGACGGCTCGCACAATGGCAAACATACAGGGAAACGTCCCTATCTGGTCAAGGTGGAAGCGGAGAGAATCGTATCGATTTGCGGCTGCGGCAGGTCGGCTAAGCTGCCGTATTGCGACGGCACCCACAAGTCGCGCTGA
- a CDS encoding SDR family oxidoreductase has product MGKLEGKIALVTGASRGIGRAIAQRLGQESALVAVHYAKNRDAAEEVVRQIERSGGAAFSIGADLGSLSGVEALCQALDTMLQERTGDTRYDILVNNAGIGLYGSVETLTETAFDEVMAINVKAPFFLIQHALPRLREEGRIINISSGTTRIAIPDVTAYSMTKGAVNTLTLTVAKQIGSRGITINAILPGFIATDMNAAMMEDPEMRKFGADFSAFGRWGQPQDVADIAAFLASPDSRWITGQLIDASGGSHL; this is encoded by the coding sequence GTGGGGAAGTTAGAAGGCAAGATTGCTTTGGTAACGGGGGCAAGCAGAGGGATTGGTCGTGCTATCGCGCAACGCCTGGGTCAAGAGAGTGCACTTGTTGCCGTTCATTACGCCAAGAACCGAGACGCTGCGGAAGAGGTGGTTCGACAGATTGAGAGGAGCGGAGGGGCAGCATTCAGTATTGGAGCGGATCTTGGCTCCTTATCTGGTGTGGAGGCCCTTTGCCAAGCATTGGATACGATGCTCCAAGAGCGTACCGGTGACACGCGCTATGACATTCTTGTCAACAATGCAGGAATCGGTTTGTATGGAAGCGTGGAGACGTTGACGGAAACAGCTTTCGACGAAGTGATGGCAATCAATGTAAAAGCGCCGTTTTTTTTGATTCAACACGCTCTCCCGCGTCTGAGAGAGGAGGGACGGATTATCAATATCTCTTCCGGTACGACGAGAATTGCCATCCCCGACGTGACGGCATACAGCATGACCAAAGGAGCAGTCAATACTCTTACGCTCACTGTAGCGAAGCAGATCGGATCTCGCGGAATTACGATCAATGCGATCCTGCCGGGATTCATAGCGACAGACATGAATGCCGCTATGATGGAAGATCCGGAGATGAGGAAGTTCGGCGCAGATTTTTCTGCTTTTGGCAGATGGGGACAGCCGCAAGACGTCGCGGACATTGCCGCTTTTCTTGCCTCTCCTGACAGCCGCTGGATAACTGGGCAGCTCATTGATGCTAGTGGGGGCTCGCATCTGTAG
- a CDS encoding EamA family transporter — protein sequence MRYVLLVFLGACSYGVLSTFVKLAYHSGFVVNEVSGSQMLLGAVMSWIPALLLSRKKATRKQWLLLLGVGLTVGATGIFYYAALQYVPASIGIVLLFQFTWIGVLIEAVTERKPPEADKILALVLLMAGTILAGGILGSEWQHVTLLGIVLGFLAAISYALFILFSGKTAVTVDPWKRSAIMATGSVMLTFVVFPPEFLINGALFEGLLMYGFPLALFGVLIPTILFNVGVPKVGGGLATILSAAELPTAVFMSAFVLQEQVSGLQWVGVGIILLGISVPEIYRTRTSRRVVKIEPRT from the coding sequence ATCCGTTACGTGCTGTTGGTCTTTCTGGGGGCGTGCAGCTATGGCGTGCTGTCCACGTTCGTCAAGTTGGCTTACCATTCTGGTTTTGTCGTCAACGAGGTAAGCGGCAGCCAGATGTTGCTGGGAGCGGTGATGTCATGGATCCCCGCACTTCTCTTGTCCAGAAAAAAAGCAACCCGCAAGCAATGGCTGCTTCTGCTTGGAGTTGGCCTAACGGTAGGTGCTACCGGCATCTTTTACTATGCCGCCCTGCAGTATGTGCCTGCCTCGATCGGCATCGTGCTTCTGTTTCAGTTTACCTGGATCGGGGTGCTGATCGAGGCTGTGACGGAGCGGAAACCGCCCGAAGCAGACAAAATCCTGGCATTGGTCTTGCTGATGGCAGGCACGATTCTGGCAGGCGGTATCCTTGGCAGTGAATGGCAGCATGTTACGCTGCTGGGAATCGTCCTCGGGTTTCTGGCCGCCATCTCCTACGCCCTGTTTATTTTGTTCAGCGGGAAGACTGCTGTTACTGTCGATCCCTGGAAGCGAAGCGCAATCATGGCTACCGGATCCGTGATGCTAACGTTTGTCGTTTTTCCACCAGAGTTTCTCATCAACGGGGCGCTGTTTGAGGGCCTGCTGATGTACGGGTTCCCTCTGGCCTTGTTCGGCGTGCTGATCCCGACCATCTTGTTCAATGTCGGAGTTCCCAAGGTGGGCGGCGGGTTGGCTACCATTCTCAGTGCCGCAGAGCTGCCAACCGCTGTCTTCATGTCCGCCTTCGTTCTGCAAGAACAGGTGAGCGGCCTGCAGTGGGTGGGAGTGGGGATTATCCTGTTGGGCATCTCCGTTCCTGAAATCTATCGCACGCGAACGTCTAGGCGAGTAGTCAAAATCGAACCAAGAACGTAA
- a CDS encoding cytochrome P450 encodes MGTVQIGPRGLPITGNLYWFRKDPLSFLQRMADEYGEMVHFRFGPRHFYLLNNPEHIKEVLVTKQAHFKKAKGLQTAKAVIGEGILTSEGETHMRQRRLMQPSFQPRQIRTYADTMVAKAKKLIQDWQDGDVRPISDDMMSLTLAIIVETMFSLDMEQDVKAGVHKIGHAIDIGMKHVTRKASSFLDLPDKLPTKGNKELQQARSVLDEVIYTIINERRERADAGERNDLLGLLLAARDEQDGTGMTDQQVRDEVMTIFLAGHETTANTLSWTWYLLSQHPEAERAMQEELDTVLSGRDPSFEDLQQLPYLHNVIWESMRLYPAVWAINREVVSEVEIGGHTFTPGDTLMMSQYVMHRNPRYYANPDQFRPERFSGDLLKRNPPYAFFPFGGGPRICIGNHFALMEAALILATIGQTYQLRLVDNHPPVQPEPLITLRPNPGLRMVVSKRTQTS; translated from the coding sequence ATGGGTACTGTCCAGATTGGCCCGCGTGGTTTGCCAATTACGGGAAATCTATACTGGTTTCGCAAGGATCCGCTTTCGTTCTTGCAAAGGATGGCGGATGAATACGGAGAGATGGTTCACTTCCGGTTTGGGCCTCGCCATTTTTATCTACTGAACAACCCGGAACATATCAAGGAAGTGCTTGTCACCAAACAGGCGCATTTTAAAAAAGCGAAAGGGCTGCAGACAGCGAAAGCCGTCATCGGAGAAGGCATTTTAACCAGTGAAGGCGAGACGCATATGCGGCAGCGCCGTTTGATGCAGCCATCATTTCAACCGCGCCAGATCCGCACGTACGCCGACACGATGGTAGCGAAGGCGAAAAAACTGATCCAAGACTGGCAGGATGGAGATGTACGTCCGATCAGCGACGACATGATGAGTTTGACGCTGGCGATTATCGTGGAAACGATGTTTAGTCTGGACATGGAGCAAGACGTCAAGGCTGGCGTCCATAAGATCGGCCACGCCATTGACATTGGCATGAAACACGTGACCCGAAAAGCAAGCTCGTTCCTCGACCTGCCGGACAAGCTGCCGACCAAAGGAAATAAAGAGCTGCAGCAGGCCCGCAGCGTACTGGACGAAGTGATCTACACGATCATCAACGAACGACGAGAGCGGGCGGATGCGGGTGAAAGAAACGATCTGTTGGGCTTGCTGCTGGCAGCCAGAGATGAACAGGACGGTACGGGCATGACCGATCAGCAAGTGCGCGACGAGGTCATGACGATCTTCCTGGCAGGGCACGAAACCACCGCCAACACCCTCTCCTGGACCTGGTACCTGCTGTCCCAGCATCCGGAGGCGGAACGAGCCATGCAGGAAGAGCTGGACACCGTCTTGTCAGGCAGAGATCCCTCTTTTGAAGATCTGCAGCAGCTCCCCTATCTGCACAATGTGATCTGGGAATCGATGCGGCTCTACCCGGCTGTCTGGGCGATCAACCGAGAAGTAGTCTCCGAAGTGGAGATCGGCGGACACACATTTACCCCTGGCGATACCCTGATGATGAGCCAGTACGTGATGCATCGCAATCCCCGCTACTACGCCAATCCGGACCAGTTTCGCCCGGAACGGTTTTCGGGTGACCTGCTGAAACGCAATCCCCCATACGCCTTTTTTCCGTTCGGCGGAGGGCCGCGTATCTGTATCGGCAATCACTTTGCCTTGATGGAAGCGGCACTGATACTTGCCACCATCGGACAAACCTACCAACTGCGACTGGTTGACAACCACCCTCCTGTTCAACCGGAACCACTGATTACGCTCCGACCAAATCCTGGCTTGCGAATGGTAGTCAGCAAACGGACACAGACATCATGA
- the trpS gene encoding tryptophan--tRNA ligase — protein MKRIFSGVQPSGNLTIGNYLGAIKQFVELQHEAEALYCVVDLHALTVPQDPDDLRKRSREIARLYLACGVDPQKATIYLQSHVKEHAELGWLLQCASYMGELNRMTQYKDKSEGKSAVHVGLYTYPVLMAADILLYDTTHVPVGEDQKQHIELTRDIAERFNSRYGEVFVIPEPQIQEFGARIMALDDPSKKMSKSAESEASRIAILEPVDVFKKKIMRAVTDTDNEIRFDLEQKPGISNLLTIYSIFADLPIQSLVERYAGQGYGTLKKELVEIMSEKLGAIQRRYEELNDQAELDRILASGAEKARVLAEQTINRVKDAMGLVRFS, from the coding sequence GTGAAGCGTATTTTTTCAGGTGTACAACCATCAGGCAATCTGACCATTGGCAACTATCTGGGAGCGATCAAACAGTTTGTCGAGTTGCAGCATGAAGCAGAGGCTCTGTACTGCGTGGTCGATCTGCATGCCTTAACCGTTCCGCAGGATCCTGACGATCTTCGCAAACGTTCACGGGAGATAGCCCGGCTCTATCTGGCTTGTGGCGTAGATCCACAGAAGGCGACGATTTACCTGCAGTCGCATGTAAAAGAACACGCTGAATTGGGCTGGCTGCTGCAGTGCGCGTCCTACATGGGCGAACTGAACCGGATGACCCAATACAAAGACAAATCTGAAGGAAAGTCTGCCGTTCATGTTGGCCTCTACACCTATCCGGTATTGATGGCAGCTGATATTCTGCTGTACGATACAACCCATGTACCGGTGGGAGAGGATCAGAAACAGCATATAGAACTGACCAGGGACATCGCGGAGCGGTTCAACAGCCGCTATGGAGAGGTATTTGTAATTCCAGAACCACAGATACAGGAGTTTGGCGCACGGATTATGGCGCTGGACGATCCAAGCAAAAAGATGTCCAAGTCAGCTGAGAGCGAAGCGAGCCGGATCGCGATACTGGAGCCGGTTGATGTCTTTAAAAAGAAGATTATGCGTGCGGTGACTGATACGGACAACGAGATCCGGTTCGACCTCGAGCAAAAACCGGGTATCTCTAATCTATTGACGATTTACAGTATCTTTGCCGATCTACCGATACAATCGCTGGTTGAACGTTATGCCGGACAAGGCTACGGGACGCTGAAAAAAGAATTGGTCGAGATCATGAGCGAGAAACTGGGGGCGATTCAGCGCCGATATGAAGAGTTGAATGACCAGGCGGAGTTGGATCGCATTCTCGCCAGCGGCGCGGAAAAAGCACGAGTCTTGGCAGAACAAACGATAAACAGGGTCAAAGATGCGATGGGTCTGGTTCGCTTCTCGTAG